From the genome of Clostridium sp. BNL1100, one region includes:
- the addB gene encoding helicase-exonuclease AddAB subunit AddB has translation MSLQFIYGRAGSGKSFHCLNSIKTKQNKDINKKLVLLVPEQYTLQAERDLIKVLGTGGILNTEVLSFRRMAYRVMNEVGGITYPHIHPAGKSMIIYRILERLKEQFTIFHKSANCKGFVNTLSTLITELKRYNVRAESFDEVLEELTDDNYLLHKLKEIKLIYSEFDNMLESRYRDTDDELTLLASKLESTEMYNQSEIWIDGFAGFTPQEVDVISKLIQQAENVYITMCTDILFDEAQSDSTDVFAAVKKSCKKFVSIAESCGVNILPPMGLNTAKLPRFKDSRELQSLEANYFSYPYRVYQQPTTDIELFESVNIYTEIEECARDIIRQCRDNGMQFKDITVATRNLTGYEHLIEVIFDQYNIPCFIDSKTEITNHPLVRMVLSMLEIFTENWSYEAVFRYLKSGLTGIDDTKIDLLENYVLACGIRGSRWTQEPNWNTSIEFRPDDSQNPENDEMLLKVNMTRNEIREPLLRFRNRTKGRRTAEDFCTGIYEYLVEIGVEERIRDYIDSFTQSGQLRLAGEYQQVWNILMDVFDQVVEVMGDETFGIEKFANVFKIGLAEYKISSIPASLDQVLIGSIEHLRSHEIKALYILGTNDGVFPSAGISEGILSDADREILNKSGIELASDTKSRAFDEQYLIYRTLTTPKNFLRISWPIADHEGRTMRPSIIISRMRKIFPNIIEKNNILKPAEDKQNIDLLASPVPAFNQLVSILRQKNEGIEPGDMWKELFAWFSDQEEWKQKCAAMINALKYRNIAVPVDKSKMRELYGKNPYFTVSRLEKYTSCPFAFYVQYGLGARERKIYRLSPPDVGTFMHAVIERFSKMVDENNYSWREFDRQWCSDEISKIVDELLASMKNTILGGSKRFKALAVRLKRVVTRAVWLISEHIRRSSFEPVGYEVEFGEGGAYPPIVIELDTGEKIKLVGRIDRIDTLSTDNGTYLRIVDYKSGEKDFKLSDVYYGLQMQLITYLDALWEHSEKSGEKALPGGILYFRVDDPMIRGTGSSSPEEIEAAIMKKLKMKGLLLADVQLIKYMDNTIEGNSIIIPARINKGDVLGKSSAATIEQFTVLRGFVKQILKDMCSELMKGNVPISPYKKKKLTSCSYCNYSSVCQFDQTQKENSFRMLHDREDDDIWKLMDGINSKDN, from the coding sequence ATGAGTCTTCAATTTATATATGGAAGGGCAGGTTCAGGGAAATCCTTCCATTGCCTGAATTCAATAAAAACGAAACAGAATAAGGATATTAATAAGAAACTTGTCCTGCTTGTACCTGAGCAGTATACATTACAGGCGGAACGTGACTTGATAAAGGTTCTCGGAACAGGAGGAATTTTAAATACTGAGGTGTTGAGCTTCAGAAGAATGGCCTACAGGGTTATGAACGAGGTTGGTGGAATTACATATCCGCATATACATCCTGCCGGAAAGAGTATGATTATATATCGTATTCTGGAGAGATTAAAAGAACAATTTACTATATTTCACAAATCTGCCAATTGCAAAGGATTTGTAAATACTTTATCAACACTTATAACCGAGCTCAAAAGATATAACGTAAGGGCTGAAAGCTTCGATGAAGTTTTAGAAGAACTTACCGACGACAATTATCTTTTACATAAGCTAAAGGAAATAAAGCTTATTTACAGTGAGTTTGACAATATGCTGGAAAGTCGCTACAGAGATACGGATGATGAACTGACTTTACTGGCTTCTAAACTCGAATCGACAGAAATGTATAATCAATCGGAGATATGGATTGACGGCTTTGCTGGATTTACTCCTCAGGAGGTTGATGTAATATCGAAGCTTATTCAACAGGCGGAGAATGTTTACATAACTATGTGTACCGATATCCTTTTTGACGAGGCGCAGTCAGATTCAACGGATGTTTTTGCAGCAGTAAAAAAATCCTGCAAAAAATTTGTAAGTATTGCGGAATCATGTGGTGTTAATATACTTCCGCCTATGGGTCTGAATACGGCAAAACTGCCCAGGTTTAAAGACAGCAGAGAACTGCAGAGTCTTGAAGCAAATTACTTTTCCTATCCTTATAGGGTTTATCAGCAGCCAACAACAGATATAGAGCTTTTTGAATCGGTAAATATTTATACTGAAATCGAAGAATGTGCAAGGGATATAATCAGGCAGTGCCGTGACAATGGTATGCAGTTTAAGGACATAACCGTCGCCACAAGAAATCTTACAGGATATGAACATCTTATAGAGGTAATTTTTGACCAGTACAACATACCTTGTTTTATAGATTCAAAAACCGAAATAACAAATCATCCGTTGGTTAGGATGGTTCTTTCAATGCTGGAGATATTTACTGAAAATTGGTCCTATGAAGCGGTTTTCAGATATCTCAAGTCAGGGCTTACGGGAATAGATGATACAAAGATAGACCTACTGGAAAACTACGTTCTGGCCTGCGGTATCAGGGGCAGCCGTTGGACTCAGGAGCCAAACTGGAATACAAGTATTGAATTCAGGCCTGACGATAGCCAGAATCCTGAAAATGATGAAATGCTCTTAAAGGTAAATATGACTAGAAACGAAATAAGGGAGCCTCTTTTACGTTTTCGAAACAGGACAAAGGGAAGAAGAACTGCGGAAGATTTTTGCACCGGAATTTATGAGTATCTGGTTGAAATCGGTGTAGAAGAAAGAATTCGTGATTATATAGACAGCTTTACCCAAAGTGGACAGTTAAGGCTTGCAGGGGAATATCAGCAGGTGTGGAACATACTAATGGATGTTTTTGATCAGGTTGTAGAAGTAATGGGAGATGAAACCTTTGGAATTGAAAAGTTTGCCAATGTATTCAAAATAGGACTGGCAGAATACAAGATTTCATCTATTCCGGCATCCCTTGACCAGGTTTTGATAGGCAGTATCGAGCATCTAAGAAGCCACGAAATAAAAGCTCTGTACATTCTTGGAACCAACGACGGAGTATTTCCATCCGCAGGGATAAGCGAGGGGATTTTGTCGGATGCCGATAGGGAAATACTTAATAAAAGCGGTATTGAACTGGCCAGCGATACAAAATCCAGAGCTTTTGACGAGCAGTACCTTATATATAGAACATTGACCACACCGAAAAACTTTTTGAGAATAAGCTGGCCTATTGCCGACCATGAGGGAAGAACAATGCGTCCTTCCATAATAATATCAAGGATGCGAAAGATATTTCCAAATATCATCGAAAAAAATAATATTTTAAAACCTGCTGAGGACAAGCAGAACATTGATTTATTAGCATCACCTGTACCAGCGTTTAATCAGTTGGTTTCTATTCTTAGGCAGAAAAATGAGGGAATAGAGCCGGGAGACATGTGGAAGGAATTATTTGCATGGTTTTCAGATCAGGAAGAATGGAAGCAAAAGTGTGCTGCAATGATAAATGCATTGAAATACAGAAACATAGCTGTCCCCGTTGATAAGTCAAAAATGCGAGAGTTGTACGGAAAAAATCCTTATTTTACAGTTTCAAGACTGGAAAAGTACACTTCATGCCCATTTGCATTTTATGTGCAATACGGTCTGGGGGCAAGAGAAAGAAAGATATACCGGCTGAGTCCACCGGATGTCGGAACCTTTATGCATGCAGTCATTGAAAGATTTTCAAAAATGGTAGATGAAAACAACTATTCCTGGAGGGAATTTGACAGACAATGGTGTAGTGATGAGATTTCAAAAATAGTAGATGAGCTTTTGGCCAGTATGAAAAATACCATACTTGGGGGCTCAAAAAGGTTTAAAGCTCTTGCAGTAAGACTGAAACGAGTTGTTACAAGAGCTGTATGGCTTATTTCAGAGCATATACGGCGGAGCAGTTTTGAACCTGTGGGTTATGAGGTGGAATTCGGAGAGGGTGGAGCATATCCTCCCATAGTCATTGAATTGGATACAGGTGAAAAGATAAAACTTGTTGGCAGAATTGACAGAATCGATACTTTGAGTACTGATAACGGAACATATTTAAGAATAGTAGACTATAAATCCGGTGAAAAGGATTTTAAACTCAGTGATGTTTATTATGGCCTTCAAATGCAGCTTATTACCTACTTGGATGCATTATGGGAACACTCCGAAAAGAGTGGAGAAAAGGCCTTGCCGGGAGGAATTCTGTATTTCCGGGTTGATGATCCAATGATAAGGGGTACGGGCAGCAGTTCACCGGAAGAAATAGAAGCAGCCATAATGAAGAAGCTAAAAATGAAGGGGTTGCTCCTTGCTGATGTCCAGCTTATTAAATATATGGACAATACAATAGAAGGGAACTCTATCATTATTCCTGCAAGGATAAATAAAGGAGATGTTTTAGGAAAATCATCTGCTGCTACCATAGAACAATTTACAGTATTAAGAGGTTTCGTAAAGCAGATTTTGAAAGATATGTGCAGCGAACTTATGAAGGGGAATGTTCCCATAAGTCCATACAAAAAAAAGAAGTTAACTTCTTGCAGCTACTGCAATTATTCATCAGTATGCCAGTTTGATCAAACCCAAAAGGAGAACAGCTTCAGGATGCTGCATGACAGAGAAGATGATGATATATGGAAACTTATGGATGGAATAAACTCAAAAGATAATTAA
- a CDS encoding type II CAAX endopeptidase family protein, translating to MSIKYQDMAMTGNTKPSRFVASVSVILYFYFFIGSFIGSIPIVYALFKNKDAIFDLTFSTDVYAFMDKYVNPFTNYIFTNFTIYLMLAGLIIATKFIHYRTFTSLITTKTKMQWSRFWIGFLVYGGLIAAGSVIDYFLSPETYTFSFDGSKFWIALPFILIMTPIQAATEEFVFRGYVIQSFGLKIKNGMLLSAISGFMFTLPHLMNPEVTASSKIGVLSTICMILNYFVVGMILAMITIKTNSLEAAIGAHAVNNLIGFLIMSYPDNVLSTNTVFYTSAFNSAGNLISVIITGILFYFITGFIIKEPVQTVEDIKTTC from the coding sequence ATGTCAATTAAATATCAGGATATGGCCATGACAGGTAATACTAAGCCATCGAGATTTGTAGCATCTGTTTCAGTTATACTATACTTTTATTTTTTTATCGGAAGCTTTATAGGCTCAATACCGATAGTATATGCTTTATTCAAAAATAAGGATGCTATTTTTGATTTAACATTTTCAACTGATGTTTATGCATTTATGGATAAATATGTAAACCCTTTTACCAATTACATATTTACCAATTTTACAATATACCTTATGTTAGCGGGATTGATTATTGCAACAAAGTTTATACATTACAGGACATTTACTTCACTTATAACAACGAAAACAAAAATGCAGTGGAGCAGATTCTGGATAGGCTTTTTAGTGTACGGCGGTCTTATTGCTGCCGGGTCTGTAATTGATTATTTCTTATCACCTGAAACCTATACATTTAGTTTTGATGGGTCAAAATTTTGGATAGCTTTGCCTTTCATCCTTATAATGACACCTATACAGGCGGCTACAGAAGAATTTGTTTTCAGGGGATATGTAATCCAGAGCTTTGGACTTAAAATAAAAAACGGTATGCTACTTTCGGCTATTTCGGGCTTTATGTTCACGCTTCCGCATCTAATGAACCCTGAAGTAACTGCTTCAAGCAAAATAGGTGTTTTAAGTACTATATGCATGATTTTGAATTATTTCGTGGTTGGAATGATTTTAGCTATGATTACAATAAAAACAAACTCTTTGGAGGCAGCAATAGGGGCTCATGCGGTAAACAATCTGATAGGATTTTTAATTATGAGCTATCCTGATAATGTACTTTCCACAAATACCGTGTTTTACACATCAGCTTTTAACTCCGCAGGTAATCTCATTTCAGTAATAATTACAGGTATTTTATTTTACTTTATTACAGGATTTATAATTAAAGAGCCGGTGCAGACCGTAGAAGACATAAAAACTACTTGTTAA
- a CDS encoding CoA-binding protein, producing MNEEQMLEKKVWAVVGANQDPEKYGNRIYKKLKNRGYEVYPVNPGYETVEGDKCYRDLSSLPQKPEVIDMVVSPKRGRIVIEEAAKLGIKNIWLQPGTYDDELLKRINELGLDAVMACVLVALR from the coding sequence ATGAATGAAGAACAAATGCTTGAAAAAAAGGTATGGGCAGTAGTAGGTGCAAATCAGGACCCCGAAAAGTATGGCAATAGAATATATAAAAAGTTGAAAAACAGGGGATATGAAGTTTATCCTGTCAACCCGGGATATGAGACTGTAGAAGGTGACAAATGCTATAGGGATTTGTCCTCGCTTCCACAAAAACCCGAAGTAATAGATATGGTTGTTTCCCCTAAAAGAGGGAGGATTGTCATAGAAGAAGCTGCAAAATTGGGTATTAAAAACATCTGGCTTCAGCCCGGAACATATGATGATGAATTGTTAAAGCGGATTAACGAGCTTGGACTTGATGCAGTTATGGCTTGTGTACTAGTAGCTTTGAGGTAG
- a CDS encoding FAD-dependent oxidoreductase: MICPNILYSKEPRPPQPDNPSFEERQTMAKYALYRTCHPEDYCNILNAFSPSENITSIAKPGQFKGKSVGIIGGGLAGMAAAYELRKLGFDITILEASEDRIGGRVYTYYFDREKKLYGELGPMRIPVNHETVWHYINLFKLDTRPFIQSYPETFIYLHQRRARNDPYGKNVMKYIYPTYDLASWEAKTSWQELGYYGIEAPVLEAPPAARIEVIQVKPRYSRQLLFWDSLNTRQMFEYKKLSQGAINLLSNLFPIGGEFLYHNYVDLVQEYFPVNFWFLYEITGGMVNLPLAFHRSFISNAPWEYYPDIPAELLGKVTWKQGVKVKGIYKCLEDGRVTITYDNTKLMETGYENFDYIVCAVPFSVLRTFEIAPMFSSLKMQAIKEVTYGNSQKTLLNCNRRFWEEQGIFGGGSYTDLPVTGIWYTSSRGQVPQGLNQRRTEAEPGVIVGSYNFNLDAVRLGNMTDEDRFDKIKRNVEEVHGLSKGYLNNIVTDFKTQVWDNDPLFRGAFCYFTPQQKKLFSWIMTLPEYGERVYFAGEHVSAIHRWQQGALKSGMEAANAIARTNLYTRRT, encoded by the coding sequence ATGATTTGTCCAAATATTCTTTATTCTAAAGAACCAAGGCCTCCGCAACCTGATAATCCGTCATTCGAGGAACGTCAGACCATGGCAAAATATGCATTATACAGAACCTGTCATCCGGAGGACTATTGCAATATTTTGAATGCATTTTCACCATCTGAGAATATTACATCAATAGCCAAGCCCGGCCAGTTTAAAGGAAAAAGTGTGGGAATTATAGGAGGAGGCCTAGCAGGAATGGCAGCCGCCTATGAGCTTCGTAAGCTTGGGTTTGATATAACAATATTAGAGGCATCGGAGGATCGGATAGGCGGAAGGGTTTATACATATTATTTTGATAGGGAAAAAAAACTTTATGGCGAATTAGGGCCTATGAGAATACCGGTTAACCATGAGACAGTATGGCATTATATTAATTTATTCAAGCTTGATACAAGGCCATTTATACAGAGTTACCCGGAGACTTTTATATATCTTCACCAAAGAAGAGCAAGAAATGATCCATACGGTAAAAATGTTATGAAGTATATTTATCCAACCTACGATCTCGCCTCATGGGAAGCAAAAACATCCTGGCAGGAGTTGGGGTATTACGGGATAGAAGCACCTGTTCTTGAAGCTCCTCCGGCTGCCAGAATTGAAGTTATTCAGGTAAAACCACGATATAGCAGGCAACTGTTGTTTTGGGACAGCCTTAATACGCGTCAGATGTTTGAATATAAAAAACTCAGTCAGGGTGCGATTAACCTCCTTTCAAACCTATTTCCAATAGGAGGAGAGTTCCTGTATCACAATTATGTTGATTTGGTGCAGGAGTACTTTCCTGTGAATTTCTGGTTCCTATATGAAATAACAGGAGGAATGGTAAATTTACCTTTAGCATTCCACAGATCATTTATAAGTAATGCGCCTTGGGAGTACTATCCGGATATACCGGCTGAACTTCTGGGTAAAGTCACATGGAAGCAGGGGGTAAAGGTAAAAGGCATATATAAATGCCTTGAAGACGGCAGAGTAACCATTACATATGATAATACAAAGCTCATGGAAACAGGATATGAAAATTTTGATTATATTGTATGTGCAGTTCCTTTCTCCGTTTTGAGAACCTTTGAAATAGCTCCTATGTTCAGCAGTTTAAAAATGCAGGCAATAAAGGAAGTAACCTACGGCAACTCTCAAAAGACCCTGCTTAACTGCAACAGGAGATTCTGGGAGGAACAGGGGATATTCGGTGGCGGTTCATATACAGATCTGCCTGTAACTGGTATATGGTATACTTCCAGCCGGGGGCAGGTTCCGCAGGGACTTAATCAAAGAAGAACAGAAGCCGAACCCGGCGTAATTGTAGGTTCTTATAATTTTAATCTGGATGCTGTAAGGCTGGGTAATATGACGGACGAAGATCGATTTGACAAAATAAAAAGAAATGTTGAAGAAGTACACGGTCTTTCTAAAGGATATCTAAATAACATTGTTACAGACTTTAAAACACAGGTTTGGGATAATGATCCCCTTTTCAGAGGTGCATTCTGTTATTTTACACCCCAGCAGAAAAAATTATTTTCATGGATAATGACTTTGCCGGAATATGGGGAAAGAGTATACTTTGCAGGAGAACACGTATCAGCAATACACAGATGGCAGCAAGGAGCTCTCAAAAGTGGCATGGAAGCGGCAAATGCAATAGCACGTACAAACCTGTACACACGTAGAACATAA
- the trxB gene encoding thioredoxin-disulfide reductase: MNDVIIIGGGPAGYTAALYSSRAQLDTLVIEKMFSGGQMATTDVMENYPGFEEPIGGSDLALRMEKQARKFGTVVLNDEVLELDLDSHIKKVKTKNNTFESKTIILSMGASPKMLGLPKEEKLRGSGVSYCAVCDGAFFRGKTVAVVGGGDTAAEDALYLARFCPKIYIIHRRDTMRATKLLQNELCCNKKIEFLWDSVVEEIEGQFGVEGLKIKNIKTGEQSSIKVDGLFVAIGLNPNNSLVKDKVELSKDGYVITDDRMRTNIPGVFAAGDLREKYLRQVITAAADGASAAYTAEQYINENMKNFK, encoded by the coding sequence ATGAATGACGTTATAATAATAGGCGGAGGTCCGGCAGGCTATACAGCTGCTCTCTATAGTTCCAGAGCACAGCTAGACACCCTGGTTATTGAAAAAATGTTTTCGGGTGGTCAAATGGCTACAACGGACGTAATGGAAAACTACCCGGGATTTGAGGAGCCTATCGGAGGCTCCGACCTTGCTTTGAGAATGGAAAAACAGGCTAGAAAATTCGGTACCGTAGTATTAAATGATGAAGTACTTGAGCTTGATCTGGATTCACATATAAAAAAGGTTAAAACAAAAAATAATACTTTTGAAAGTAAAACAATAATTCTTAGCATGGGAGCATCACCAAAAATGCTGGGCCTGCCAAAAGAAGAAAAATTAAGGGGTTCAGGCGTCTCCTACTGCGCAGTATGTGACGGTGCTTTTTTCCGTGGAAAAACAGTTGCAGTTGTTGGAGGCGGTGATACTGCTGCTGAGGATGCACTATATCTGGCAAGATTTTGTCCCAAAATATATATAATTCACAGAAGGGATACAATGAGAGCCACAAAGCTCCTTCAAAACGAGCTGTGTTGTAACAAAAAAATTGAGTTTTTATGGGACTCGGTAGTAGAAGAAATTGAAGGGCAATTTGGTGTTGAAGGCTTGAAAATTAAAAATATCAAAACAGGAGAACAAAGTTCTATAAAAGTAGACGGCTTATTTGTAGCAATTGGTTTAAACCCCAATAATTCCCTTGTAAAGGATAAGGTAGAACTTAGCAAAGATGGTTATGTTATAACCGATGACAGAATGAGGACTAATATTCCCGGTGTATTTGCAGCCGGAGATTTACGTGAGAAGTACCTTAGACAGGTCATTACTGCTGCTGCTGACGGAGCTTCTGCAGCCTACACTGCCGAACAGTATATAAACGAAAATATGAAAAATTTTAAATAA
- a CDS encoding CBS domain-containing protein translates to MKVKDIMTTNVTYVEPNASILDTAKLMQQHNVGSIPVCDKGSVVGMVTDRDIVVRNIAIGKNPQQTPVSDIMTTGITSVSPDMDMSQVTKMMADSQIRRVPVVDQNNLVGIVALGDVATDAKFDTEVADTLTEISRPSKPQ, encoded by the coding sequence ATGAAAGTAAAAGATATAATGACCACAAATGTAACTTATGTTGAACCGAACGCTTCTATTCTCGATACTGCAAAGTTAATGCAGCAGCACAATGTAGGGTCAATTCCTGTTTGTGACAAGGGAAGCGTTGTAGGTATGGTAACTGACAGAGATATTGTTGTCAGGAACATTGCTATAGGCAAGAACCCTCAGCAAACACCGGTTAGTGATATTATGACAACCGGTATAACTTCTGTCAGCCCTGACATGGATATGTCACAGGTTACCAAAATGATGGCTGATAGCCAGATAAGAAGAGTACCTGTAGTTGACCAGAACAATCTTGTAGGTATTGTTGCACTGGGCGATGTGGCTACTGATGCAAAATTTGACACTGAGGTTGCCGACACTCTTACTGAAATTTCAAGACCTTCAAAGCCTCAGTAA
- a CDS encoding MerR family transcriptional regulator, with translation MEYTIKKLAQIAGVSTRTLRYYDEIGILKPARINSSGYRIYGQEEIDKLQHILFYRELGVELDKIGEFVNDPEYDCISALQDHRGKLLEKKNQLEQLIRTIDKTIAANEGRIEMTDKEKFEGFKQKILNENDRKYGEEIREKYGEETVNKSYDKLRGMSEEQYKELEELTALVQETLKQAFKTGDPSGELAQKAADLHRQWLGFSWPSYSSEAHAGLAQMYVDDERFRAYYDKEQPGTAEFLRDAILIYTGKKG, from the coding sequence ATGGAATACACAATAAAAAAGCTGGCTCAAATAGCCGGTGTAAGTACAAGGACACTCAGGTACTATGATGAAATAGGTATTCTCAAGCCGGCGAGAATAAATTCATCGGGATACCGTATATATGGTCAGGAGGAAATAGACAAGCTTCAGCACATTTTGTTTTATCGTGAACTGGGTGTGGAACTCGATAAAATTGGAGAATTTGTGAATGATCCGGAATATGACTGTATTTCAGCTTTACAAGACCACCGAGGAAAGCTTTTGGAAAAGAAAAACCAGTTGGAGCAGTTAATAAGGACTATTGATAAAACAATAGCTGCCAATGAAGGGAGAATTGAAATGACTGATAAAGAGAAATTTGAGGGATTCAAACAAAAGATTCTTAATGAAAATGACAGGAAATATGGAGAGGAAATCCGTGAAAAGTACGGCGAAGAGACTGTGAATAAATCATACGATAAATTAAGGGGTATGTCAGAGGAACAATATAAGGAACTTGAAGAACTTACAGCCCTTGTTCAGGAGACATTAAAGCAGGCCTTTAAAACAGGAGATCCGTCGGGAGAACTTGCACAGAAAGCTGCTGACCTCCATCGTCAATGGCTTGGCTTTTCGTGGCCAAGTTACAGCAGTGAGGCTCATGCAGGGCTTGCCCAAATGTATGTAGATGACGAAAGATTCAGAGCATATTATGATAAGGAACAACCGGGTACGGCAGAATTCCTGAGAGATGCAATTCTCATCTACACCGGAAAAAAAGGCTAA
- a CDS encoding ferritin-like domain-containing protein: protein MSYTYPSGQPQGTARKVTNRLREIMIAELIAINGYQRHIANSYMINVNEVWHRIMLDEIRHYETVLNLLRKYDPVQYKASLEQHEDYLKPKSPMQLYNPSYEKQIILNNIREDIKGELEAVILYEEEIEAYSSYKDIKIAIQSIIDDEKEHTEHLTQVLKKYENEQFIYIKEKGKSESHKHSKP, encoded by the coding sequence ATGAGCTATACATATCCATCCGGCCAGCCCCAAGGCACTGCACGTAAGGTTACCAACAGGCTAAGAGAAATAATGATTGCAGAATTAATTGCTATTAACGGGTACCAAAGACACATTGCTAATTCCTACATGATAAATGTAAACGAGGTCTGGCATCGTATAATGCTAGATGAAATAAGGCACTATGAAACCGTTCTCAACCTTCTGAGAAAATATGACCCTGTCCAGTATAAAGCTTCTTTAGAACAACACGAGGATTATCTGAAGCCAAAATCACCCATGCAATTGTACAATCCATCTTATGAAAAGCAAATAATACTAAATAATATAAGAGAAGATATTAAGGGAGAATTGGAAGCCGTAATACTTTATGAGGAAGAAATTGAGGCATATTCTTCCTACAAGGATATAAAAATTGCAATTCAATCTATAATTGATGATGAAAAAGAACACACAGAACATTTAACTCAAGTTCTCAAAAAGTATGAAAATGAGCAATTTATCTATATAAAAGAAAAAGGAAAGAGTGAATCACACAAACATAGTAAACCGTAA
- a CDS encoding spore germination protein, translated as MFKKLSRFIKFVNDVRSKQSDNNKPSPDNVSYVGNHQSLNDSLDENSQKLKAALGKSDDIIFREFYFGVKHQTKALISFIDGMGDKKLILEYVVKSLMVNIHITDPHGKLVDKRNMFDDIKKYILSIVEATEVSNLDQAIDAILSGNTLLLIDGCNLGFSVSAKGGESRSIQQPETEVVIRGSREAFVETLRVNTSLIRKTIKNPNLIFETLVVGKQTRTDVCVAYIQGIANDKVVQEVRDRINRIDTDVVLESGYIEQFIEDNPLSPFATIGNSERPDKVSAKLLEGRVAIFCGGTPIVLTVPYTFVESLQVPEDYYSRPYLTNLVRILRVLALFITLTLPAVYISLTTFHQEMVPPVLLVTFAAAREGIPFPVMVETLISEIIFQFLRESGIRMPKAVGTAVSIVGTLVIGQAAVEAGIIGAPMVIITALSAITSFILPSIYDALIILKFLMIFISSAFGLFGVIVGMFCILAHMCSLRTFGTPFMSPLAPINWSDLKDSILRFPLWIMKNRPKAITWKKSSRQASKQMPNKPDKKKGGKKY; from the coding sequence TTGTTTAAAAAACTGTCAAGGTTCATAAAATTTGTTAATGATGTAAGAAGCAAGCAAAGCGATAATAACAAGCCTTCACCTGATAATGTGTCTTATGTAGGTAATCATCAAAGCTTAAATGATTCTTTGGACGAAAATTCACAAAAGCTAAAAGCAGCCTTGGGCAAAAGTGATGACATCATATTCAGAGAGTTTTATTTTGGAGTAAAGCATCAAACTAAAGCTCTAATCAGCTTCATTGACGGAATGGGGGATAAGAAGCTGATACTTGAATATGTTGTTAAATCTCTAATGGTTAACATCCATATTACAGACCCCCATGGTAAACTTGTAGATAAGCGGAACATGTTTGATGATATCAAAAAATATATCCTAAGTATTGTCGAAGCAACTGAAGTAAGCAATTTAGATCAAGCCATCGACGCAATTTTATCAGGTAATACACTTCTGTTAATAGACGGATGTAATCTGGGATTCTCAGTAAGTGCAAAAGGCGGAGAAAGCAGAAGTATACAACAACCTGAGACTGAAGTTGTTATTCGTGGTTCACGAGAGGCTTTCGTAGAAACACTCAGGGTTAATACTTCTCTGATACGTAAAACAATCAAAAACCCCAACCTTATTTTTGAAACCCTTGTAGTCGGCAAGCAGACCCGAACTGATGTTTGCGTTGCATATATTCAGGGAATTGCCAACGACAAGGTTGTTCAGGAAGTACGGGACAGGATAAATCGAATAGACACCGATGTCGTACTGGAATCAGGTTATATCGAGCAGTTCATTGAGGATAATCCCCTTTCCCCTTTTGCAACTATAGGAAACAGCGAAAGGCCAGACAAGGTTTCTGCAAAACTTCTTGAAGGAAGGGTCGCAATTTTCTGTGGAGGAACCCCTATTGTATTGACAGTACCCTATACTTTTGTTGAGTCACTTCAAGTACCGGAGGATTATTATTCCCGGCCGTATCTGACCAACCTTGTAAGGATACTGAGGGTTCTGGCTTTATTTATAACTCTTACCCTGCCTGCAGTATATATTTCACTTACCACCTTCCATCAGGAAATGGTCCCCCCCGTCCTTCTTGTTACCTTTGCTGCTGCGAGAGAAGGAATTCCTTTTCCTGTTATGGTTGAGACTCTTATTAGTGAGATTATATTTCAGTTCCTGCGTGAATCCGGAATAAGGATGCCTAAAGCTGTTGGTACGGCAGTGAGTATTGTTGGTACTCTTGTTATAGGACAAGCCGCTGTTGAAGCAGGAATAATTGGCGCACCTATGGTCATCATAACAGCATTGTCAGCTATTACAAGTTTTATACTCCCGTCCATTTACGATGCTTTAATAATTTTGAAATTTCTAATGATTTTTATCAGCAGTGCTTTTGGGCTTTTTGGCGTTATCGTAGGTATGTTCTGCATATTGGCACATATGTGTTCCCTTAGAACCTTCGGAACACCATTTATGTCACCTTTGGCCCCTATAAACTGGAGCGACTTGAAGGACAGCATTCTCAGATTTCCCCTCTGGATTATGAAGAACCGTCCTAAAGCTATTACATGGAAAAAGTCTAGCCGGCAAGCATCAAAACAAATGCCCAATAAGCCTGACAAGAAAAAAGGAGGGAAAAAATATTGA